DNA from Evansella sp. LMS18:
AGGGGGAGATCTTTGAGACTGCTGTATATTTTACGAGAGTAACGCTTGCAGGAATTTATTTCACCATTTTTATCCGGGTACTGAGTGCTTATTTAAATTATCAAAAGCTTTTTGCTGTACCGAATCTCCTCGGCATTCCTATGAGCCTGATTGTTATTGCTTCCATTGTGGTGAGTTCGGAAATGGGAGAACCTGCGATACTTCCATACGGTTTTGTCGCAGCGCTTTTTGTGCAGTGGATAATCCTTATGTTTTTCTCTTACCGGAAGAGCTTTAAGTATAAAAAGGTTTTTGATGTAAAAGATGAACATCTCCGGAGAATGTTAATCCTGGCGGTTCCGGTAATATTAGGGTCTGCCGTACATCAGGTTAACAAGCTTGTGGACCGGACACTTGCTTCCCAGGTGGCAATCGGCGGTATATCGGCGTTAAATTACGCTCATACACTCACTAACTTTGTTCATGGTGTGTTTGTCATGTCCATCTCTACAGTGATGTTCCCGTCTTTATCGAGGATGGCTTCGAAGGGCAATACAGACAGCATGAAATATGCCCTCCATCAGTCGGTAGTTGGAGTGGCGCTTTTGACTGTACCTGCAACAGCAGGGGCAATGGTCTTTGCTGAGCCGGTTGTCCGGCTTCTTTTCGGCAGAGGAGCTTTTGACAGTACTGCTGTAGTGATGACGACTGGCGCATTTTTCTTTTATGCGATCGGTATGCTCGGGGCAGGCCTCCGGGTTGTTCTGTCTCAGGCGTTTTACTCCCTTCAGGACACGAGAACACCGATGATTAATGCGGCGGTTGCCATGGGTTTGAACATTGTACTGAACTTTCTCCTCGCCCCGGTGATGGGCATCAACGGCCTGGCGCTGGCAACGAGTATATCGGGAATCTTCTGCGCGGTTCTTCTCTTCTTTAATTTGCGGAAAAGAATCGGGTCACTGCAGTTCCGGAAAATGGGGCTGGCCTTTGGTAAAATTGCGGCAGCTTCTGCGGTGATGGCCCTGGCAGCATACTATTTATACAGTTTTCTGCTTGGTGTGCTGGCTTTCGCAGCTGCTCTTCTGCTGACAATTTTCCTCGCGGCTGTTATCTATTTTGTTCTGTTGTATTTTATGAAGGTGGAGGCACTTGATAATGGGATGGCTGCGATTAAAAGAAGACTGGTAAAGCGGAGTTAATTTAGAGTATAGGAGGGCATCCGGGGGCAGGTTTTGGCTTTTGGATGCTCTTTTTTTGTGTGTGGTTGGGGAGGGGGGGGGGTGAGGTAAGGTGAGAGGGTGTTGCGTTCCCGAACTGGAGAAATCAGGGATTTTAATCAACGAAATCGGACAATCAATCAACGAAACGAGTATTCAATCAACGAAAAAAGATGTTCAATCGTCGAACAGGGGTTTAATCAACGAAACCGAGCAATCAATCAACGAAAAAGGATGTTTAATCGTTCGAACAGGGGTTTAATCAACGAAATCGGACAATCAATCAACGAAAACGAGTATTCAATCAACGAAAAAAGATGTTCAATCGTCGAACAGGATTTTAATCAACGAAATCGGGCAATCAATCAACGAAACGAGGCATTTAATCAACGAAAAAAGATGTTCAATCGTCGAACAGGGTTTTAATCAACGAAATCGGGCAATCAATCAACGAAATGAGGCATTCAATCAACGAAAAAGGATGTTCAATCGTCGAACAGGATTTCAACCAACGTAAATAAACATTTAACCACAAAAAAAGCCGGGTGCACCAGCACCCGGCCCTAATCAATTTCACGTATTTTCTTTAATAAAAAACTGGTCCCTGAACCGGATCATTCTTGTGCCCCATTCAGGTTCCACAGCCGGGTATTCATTAAGCAGCTGATACTGGATGAGCAGGTAAGGGAAGTTCACACCTGCGCCAACGCTCATAATCTGGCTGCCGCAGAATCTGGGATTAACATCTGTCAGTTTGTAGGCATC
Protein-coding regions in this window:
- the murJ gene encoding murein biosynthesis integral membrane protein MurJ: MKKAIIVLMVLTFFSKIVGFLRDVTLAYFYGASGISDAYLIALTIPVVIFGVVARGIATGYIPMYSRIEENNGPGHALRFTNNLINVLLVFSTLIVGLGMVFAEQLVMLFASGFEGEIFETAVYFTRVTLAGIYFTIFIRVLSAYLNYQKLFAVPNLLGIPMSLIVIASIVVSSEMGEPAILPYGFVAALFVQWIILMFFSYRKSFKYKKVFDVKDEHLRRMLILAVPVILGSAVHQVNKLVDRTLASQVAIGGISALNYAHTLTNFVHGVFVMSISTVMFPSLSRMASKGNTDSMKYALHQSVVGVALLTVPATAGAMVFAEPVVRLLFGRGAFDSTAVVMTTGAFFFYAIGMLGAGLRVVLSQAFYSLQDTRTPMINAAVAMGLNIVLNFLLAPVMGINGLALATSISGIFCAVLLFFNLRKRIGSLQFRKMGLAFGKIAAASAVMALAAYYLYSFLLGVLAFAAALLLTIFLAAVIYFVLLYFMKVEALDNGMAAIKRRLVKRS